The DNA sequence AAAAGAATCTTTTCTTGTCAATAGATTAAAAAGTATTGGCTTCGCTTTTAAAGGTGCATATATACTTATTAAAACTGAAGCCAGTATTAAAATACAATTTGTTATTGCTGTTTTTGTTACAGTTACAGGTTTCTATTTTCAAATTTCTAATACAGAGTGGCTTGTACAATTTTTAGCTATTGGATTGGTTATGACTGCTGAGGGCATAAATACTGCTATTGAGGAAATTGCAGATTTTATTCATCCCGAACATCATAAAAAAATAGGCTTAATCAAAGATGTGGCAGCTGGGGCTGTTTTTATCGCATCAATGTTTGCTATCATTATTGGTTTAATTATTTACATTCCAAAAGTTTTTTAAACGATTTATTTCTTCTTGCAATTTTTAAAAATAAAGTTTCGTTACCATTAGTAATTTGTATTTTTGCTGAATCGTAAAAATGATTCTGTTCTAAACTTATTTTCAGAATCCCAATTAGAAACCAAAAACCATTAATGGCGAAGAAAAAAAACACAGCTAAACCTACAAGCAAAAAGTTTAAGCTTCCAAGTCTAAAACTATCTAGCCAACAAAACCTTGTTTTAGGTAGTTTTTTAGTCATCTTTGGAATTTTATTATGTATTGCATTTGTATCTTATTTTTTTACTGGCGATGCTGACCAAAGTACCCTGTCTGAGTTTGCATCCCGCAAGGTTAAAACTCAAAATTGGTTAAGTAAATCTGGTGCTTGGTTAAGTGATTTTTTCATGAATCGCGGTTTTGGAATATCCTCATTTATAATTTCTGGTTTATTATTCTTATCTGGTATATATGTACTATTAAATAAAGAAAAATCAAAACTTAGAAAACATTGGTTCTGGGGATTACTAATTATGACTTGGTTTTCTATATTTTTTGGTTTTTTTGGACACAAAAACGGACTTTTTGGAGGTGCGGTTGGTTTTGAAATTAATAGTTATTTACAAGACTATAT is a window from the Pseudalgibacter alginicilyticus genome containing:
- a CDS encoding diacylglycerol kinase family protein, which gives rise to MTKKESFLVNRLKSIGFAFKGAYILIKTEASIKIQFVIAVFVTVTGFYFQISNTEWLVQFLAIGLVMTAEGINTAIEEIADFIHPEHHKKIGLIKDVAAGAVFIASMFAIIIGLIIYIPKVF